One Vicia villosa cultivar HV-30 ecotype Madison, WI linkage group LG5, Vvil1.0, whole genome shotgun sequence genomic window, GGGCAATCAACGGTAGATATGATAGACACACCTCTATTGACAAGAAGATCTTTAAGCGGTAGTCTTTTAATGAGGAATCTCCATGCAAAAATCTTGATCTTTGCCGGGATGGTTATCTTCCAAATGACCTCCAACAACTTGATAGTGGAGTTTGGCCAAGCTATTTCTTTAGCACTATCCAACATGTGCGAGGTACTAGACACCGTGAAATCTCCATTAGACGTGAGGTTCCAATGATAATCATCCTTAACCGAAGGATCCAACATAACTCCTTGAAGAAGCTCCTTTAACTCCCTAATTTCTTCACCAATAGCCTTGGCCGATGCGGACAAGGTGGTTAAAGAAGCGTTCGGGATCAAATGAATCAAAACCTCATCTCCAAAGATGTTCTCCCACTTCCACAAGCTTTCACCATTGTTCGCACTAAGGATGTCGTTCACCACGCATAATTTGTTGGTCGTACAATCAAACAAGTGCGGAAATGAAACACTAAGCGGTTGATCGtccaaccaacaactatgccaaaagAGAATGTTGTTACCTTGCTTTAGATCGCATTTAATCCAATCGATGAAGCCTTCTCCCAAATCGTACTCTTTAGCATCATTAAGAACAATATCTCTCCACCATCTAGAATCTTCCCGCTTTAAAAGATCTTTGCTAGAAGCCAACACTTTTATCTTCGGATTGTGATATCTCAAACGAAGAAAATTACTCCATCTAGCCTTATCCTCCTttagaattctccacttccatttaagaAGAAGAGATTTGTTCATTTCACCCACATCTCTAATGCCTAACCCTCCTTTTCCTTTGGATTTGCATATATTCTCCCACTTTACCCAATGGATGCACTTTGTCTTCGCGTTCCCACACCATAAAAAATTACTTAGAATGCTTCTTATCGCTTGGAGAATTTTGCTCGGAGCTTTATAGAACGAAAGAGTAAAAATAGGGATTGCATTAAGCACGGATCCGATTAGGGTCACCCTCCCTCCTATGGATATGTTCCTCCCCTTCCACTTAGACAATCTAGATTTGATGTTGTCAATCACCTCTTGCCACACCTTTTTCTTGTAAGCACCTTCACCCACCCAAATACCAAGGAATTTAAATGGAAAACTTCCTTTTTTGCAAGCAAgaaaggttgtggcggacttgaTGTACCACTCCCCAATGTTAGTTCCAAAGAAATTACTTTTATGAAAATTAATCTTCAATCCGGAAACCAATTCAAAAGCTCTTAACAACACTTTTAAACTCCAAAGATTATCGTAAGAAGGTTCTTCTAAAATGATAGTATCGTCCGCAAATTGTAAAATGTCTACAAAATCATTTGCGCCATACTTGAAAGGCTTATATTCCCCCACCTCCACCGCTTTCTTTGTTAAAGCGGTTAAACCTTCCATAGCTAGGACAAATAAAAAAGGTGATATGGGGTCACCTTGTCGTAAGCCTCTTTGAACCTTGAACTCCTTTGTCGCGCTTCCGTTTATCAAAACGGACATGTGATTGGAAAAGATACAAgattccatccatttcatccatctttTGCCAAATCCCATTCTCATCAAAATCCACCTTAGGTAATTCCATGAAATCGAGTCATacgccttttcaaaatccactttaagtAATAAGCACcccctcttcttcttttttgccCAATCAAGAATTTCATTTACCATAAGAACCCCATCCATCATACTTCTTCCCGGAACAAAAGCGGTTTGGTTGTTAGAAACCAACTTATCCACCACACCTTTCATTCTCGTCGCTAACATCTTTGATATAATCTTATAAATACTCCCCACTAGACAAATTGGCCTATATTCAAACAAATCTTGTGGATTCTTCTTTTTAGGAATAAGAGTAAGGAAGGATGAAGTGACGGATTTAACAAGAGTACCTTTATGATAGAAGTCATTGCAACATTTCAACACATCTCCTTTAACTAAAGACCAATACTTCTTGTAGAACTCCAAAGAAAATCCATCCGGCCCCGGGCTTTTGTTCccatcacacgaccaaatagcttccttcacttcatcttcctcaaagaatttcccTAAGGCCAATGATTCTTCCGTCGATAAAGAGTTAAGGTTGATCCCACTAAGCTCCGGCCTACAAAAACTTTCttctttgaaaagattttcgaaaTGCTTATGTGTGAACTCCTTAATGTCTTCTACTCCTTCCAAACTTCCCTCCTTAGTGGAAATGGAACACAaagagcttcttcttcttctatctttTAAGGAATTGTGAAAATAACGAGTGTTATCATCACCTTCGGAAAGCCATAATTGTCTCGACTTCAATCTAAGCAAGCCTTCTCTCTTATTAATGTTGTCCCAAAATTCCTCCGCCACTTTGATTCTTTTACCTACAACATCCTCCGGaacattacctgcaaaatgaacaaacacGTTATCTGAAGAATGTAACTCTTTCCCATCGTTGTGGATTTTGAGATCTATCCACCCATACACATTCTTGTTCCACCAAGTTAATCGATTTTTGAGAATTTTCAACTTTTCAACCAAGCAATAATCTCCTCTTcctttgataacaatcttcttccaCTCCTCCTCCACAAAGGTATCCAAGTCCTCATGTTTCAACCACATATTGTTGAACTTAAAAGGTTTGGGACCCCAATCCTTTCTATTATCTTTCAACCAAATGGGAGCATGATCGGACACATCCCTCTCACCAATATATTGACCCTCCACCTTCCAATCATCGATAAAACAATCCGATAATAGGAATCTATCAATCCTACTCATGCATTTCCCATTGCCCCTAATCCAAGTAAACTTTCCTCCTATAGTAGGAAGATCCACCAACTCCATGTTCTCTATGAATTCTTTAAAGCTCGATATCTCCCTCCTATAGCTACGCATGGATAAGCCAATTCTTTCTTCTAGAGAGGTGATAGAATTAAAGTCTCCTCCGATGCACCAAGAGCCTTTAGAGTTgttgtttttgaattcccataaCCTCTCCCATGACCTAATACTCGTGGTTATATCGCAAGAAGCGTAAACATTTACAAAGTAAATTAATTTTCCTTCCTTCTCCACACAAAAACCTAAGAAACCTTCGCCACGAAAACAAAAGACTAGGTTGAAGATATCCTTTTTCCACATCGTTAGAATGCCTCCCGACGCCCCGTTGGCATCCAAATGTGACCACTCCACTTGATTATCTCCCCACAattcttttacaacactaaacTCTATGCCACTTAACTTTGTCTCTTGAATAAAACAAATGTCAACATCCCCTTTTTGTATGTGATAGCCAACTCTCTTCCTCTTGGCTCGACTTCCTCCTCCTCTTAAATTTAAGGAAAAAATAATCATGGTGATGATTCAATATTGGTCCCCATCTTCACTACTTCTCCTTTGGTGTCCCTAAGTTCCATTTCTTTCACTTTAGCTATTGGATCAAAAATGTCGGAAGTGTTCTTGATACCCAATTTAACCATTGAATTCCACAACCCCTCCGCCGCCTTGTTCAGCACCCCATTCGTGATTCTTTTGTTGCAATTTGAAATATCATTACTTGAGATTGAGTCACAAGTTAAAGGTAATCCTCCTGACAAATAATTCGGCTTCAAAAAGAGATTGTTCATGTTTAATTTTGGAGAGGCTCCTTCCAGACAGGATTCCTTCCCTTCTTGTAACCGCAGCTCAACTGGATAAATAAATTTTTCGGCTTGTCCCCCGATATCTAACACCTCTCTAATTTTCTTCCTTTCCTTTTTACAATTCTTCACCCTTTGACAATGCTCATCAAAGCATAAAATCTGTTTTCCTTTGTTCACATGATCcttctttttgaaatttttgattGCTTTCTTTATGGGCACTACAAAAATTTTGGGAGCTTTTGTGTTGTTTTTGAAGGGTTGGGGACGCCCTTGCATGCATGCACTTTCCACTCCCAATAAACTCTTTGGGTCGTTGTCTCCCTGACCCacatttaaagaaagaacactaTCCTCCTCTAAGGCTATTTCCGTAAATATCGCCTCAGTTTTTGTCATGTTGCTTTTTAAAGTTGGGCCCAATCCGTTTCCCATAACACTCTCTATTCTCGGTACATTTGAGGAAGTCTTTGCCACGTCATCAGGAGgggtaattattttattaaatggattgtttaaaataattaatcCTCCTGGTCCCACCCAATCAGCAACTCTATTAAGATGGCCATCTTCCTTTTCCCCAAACGAAGCTTCAAAGTTGTTCTTGTCACTGCTCTGCAAATTCACCGAAAAAGAATCTGGGGAACTGATCTTGTCTGATAGGCTAGTAGATTTTTCCTTTAACAGCTCTCCGCCTTTAATGTTAGCAACTATAACACTCCTTCTCTGATCACCGTCTCTCTCCATTTGCAGGTTAGGCGCTCTGTAGTCAACATCACATTTATTAACCTAGTTCAGATTCCCAGATGTACTCGGTTTTTGACTCGATCGGCGCAGCGGCGGTTCCTCTTCTCCGGCTTCGTCTTCGCCGCCGTAGGATCCTTCATGTGTGGCTGAGACGTCACCTACCGTCGAAGAACTGCTAGTGGAGACGACGTCCGATTCCGATTCCGATGCCCAGGACTGTTCTTCTATTAAGAGTATGTTATACCAATCCCCATCTATGCAAACCCTAGATCTGCTTCTGATAGATTCCAGATGCTCAGTGTAAATCATAACTCTGGAAACATCCATCCGATTCTCCTTTTGTTTCAGGGTATGAGGGTTCATAATCTTTCCATAATTTGCCAACAGAGTGCTGAAGAATCTTTCGTTTCGCACGAAACAGGGTGCTCCATAGATGGCCACTGTAGCAACTCTAACACATTCCACATCAGATTTTTTCCAATTCCTTACTTCTGCAAACCAAAAATCCAACCGATCCCTCCCTTCAAGAATCAAAGTGTCAAGTTCTCCTTCAGCGACCTCCTCTAGCAGACAAAGCCTTGGACCCAGAGCTGTTGCCGACACGGTGAAAATACCTTCTTCCAATAAGCTGTTAGCCACCGCGTAAGCGTCTCCTACCCTTTTGGTTATTCCTACCTTTGCTTTAGTGAACCTCTGCTTTTCAGCTTCTGTAGATGTGAAGAAAAATGATTGACTGGCTGTGTTTTCCTCGACAGGTTTCCTCTTTGAGTTTCCATTAACAATGTCTACATACGTTTTTGACTGGCCCTCGCCTCCATCCGCCTTATATGCCTTAGGAATAATTCTGTTTGTATTATCAGAAAAGTTAACTCCTTTAGTTATCGTTTTCACTGCTTGCTTCTTAGGATTAACATAATGCTTGTTGATATTCAATTCTCtcctttcaattcttgaaatgtTAGCACTCAGTTTGAATCCATCAAGCCACACATTATCCATTTTTGTCTCCAAGTTCTTCTCATCTGCTACATTAATGAATCTTACGAAACCGAATCTTTGTCTGCGCCAATCCCTTTTAGGAGGGATCACGATTTCTTCTATCTCTCCCAACTCCTTGAATTCAATGTACAGATCTCTAGCACAccatttattttcaaaatcagTTATGAAAATGGTTAGAACATCCTTTCCTTTTGACTCAACCTCCTTTCTTAGGATGTCCCAAACCTGTCTCTCCACATAAGGTCTTACCATAGCTCTGTTCCTCTTCCCTGTTACCTTGCTCCATCCTCCTTCCATGATTAAGATGGTTGAAAAAACGAAGATTCAAAGAAAACCGATGCTTGGTGGAACACACACTCTTACTCTCTCGTGTTTCTCTCGTCTCTCACTCATATTTTTccttagtttaaaaaaaaaatcatggaaGGAGGATGGAGCAAAAGTGagtcttaattttcatatttttccatCAACACTTCAAACTCTGTCTAGTTCTGCCAAGTGAGTCTTAATATTAAAGATAGACTATATAGTAATTTTCATATTAATTTAGTTCTTAGTTTGTAGACTTTATCACATGctccaaaataatttaaacattaacagtaaatataattttattctgAAGAAAGTACTGCCAAAAGCTTCCGCGACTAATCAGAGGCTCAAAGTTAAGCATGGATCATGTGATAGTTCTAAATAGAAAACATATCATTCCATTAATTTGCATTAGGATTCCATGAATATACGTCAGTTTATACACATAATTAAATTAGCAGTGGCATTAAGTCATAGTTTATAAAACTACCAGTACTTAAGATTTCAAAGCAAGTAATATTTAGGTGATAACAAATTTTCAACACCTATCCTGCAGTATCAGACTGGGATAAAAGCAAGAAGATAAACATTTCAAAAATAGGAGTATTTCCCAACTTTGCAATAATTTATGCCAAAGTTAACACAAACAGCAGATAAATCAATAGATGGGTCCCTAATTCTGCAATTTCTAGAATCAATGTCTAAATGGACAATTGTTTGTGCATTAAAGAGGCAAATAGTTTAGACAACATAGCAAAATGAGATAAATACATAATTGTGAAAAACATGCATAGCCTCCGGCATCGGTTGCAACAGAAACAGGCTGGTGGACAACTGCAACTTTTAGCATTCCACAACACCTTCGCAACCTTCATTCCCATCAAGTTTTATACCGTCATCCTAGCTAGTCTCTAAACACAAACTTAAACATGATTTCTACAAACTGAAAGTTTGATATCATTGTGATGCTCCTCATTCACATCTCTTTGTTCTTCAATCCACATTGGCTGATTGTTTCCCTTTAATTCCTCCTCTTCTCTCTGCATCATGGCAATAAAAGACATGAAAACTattaagaaaacttgtttaaatcgACAAATTTGATTTTATCTACAACCGGTATAACCATTGGAAATCCAAGTGAATGTAATTTCTTTCTAAGATAAACCTAGTTATTAAAATCTATGCTTATGTGATTTACATACCATGAACTTCAGGGCCTCCATGATCAAGTAATATACAAATATTCTATCCTCTGCTTTGTTGTTGATGACCTTGCCACTTCCACCCCTAATTGTACTCTTGTCCCCAAGAATAACAACATATGGGTTCTCTGTTGTCACTTAGTCACCAATCTAACTTTGGATGTGGAAGACCTGAAAGGAGAACCTTTAATTCAAATGACCACATTTCCAAGCTACTCATTACAACGACtttaataaaaaatggaaacAACATCAGAAtctccaaaaaaaatctaaaatttgcTATGTCACCCCCTCTACTACCTAACCCAGACTTGCAAATATTTTTACTCTAACATTGCCTAAATAAAACCCTCTGCCCAAATGGAATAACAGGCTAAAGAACACTGATATTAATGCACACAGTTAAGTACACACTCCACAAACCATTTAAATTACACTATGAAACACACATATgtcatatatcatatatcataTAACATTCACGTGTAATATGaagcatggttttaaattgcggttgcggctgCGGTTGCGGATATTGCGATTGCGGTCAATGCGGTCACTGCGTTGCGCATTGCAGTCGTTGCGGCGTGAAATAATTTTATACAcgcattaaattttaaaaaaaatttaaaattattgtaATTAATTATCTTTCTTGTATTTATAATTTTACATTAGTTTTAATTCACTTTTAGTCTATTATATGGTATTTAtgtataatttaaaatgaattctaATAAAACAAGCATTATCATAATCATTCTTGtaagttatttaaataaacataaccttaaaagtaattttaaagTACATAATACAAGTAATAATACAAATAAgttacaatttattttaaataaaagatctAGAGAcacaaatattatattaatatcctTTGTTGCCATCTTGATATCTtcactgcaaaaaaaaaaaagacaagaagaagatgaaactcCTAATTAGTACCTTTAAATTGCATCTAATATTAAAACTTTTCATCATATATATTTTACTAAATATAAATTCAATGTTTGAAAATGTAACTTACATGACTCTTGCTACCACATAGTGGAATGACGTGAAGGAGCATAACTTGTACTTTCACTCTGACTATCATCTTGTGTAGCTTCTTGTCCAAAGACATAACCAAAAAAACTACCATTTGATTGTTGATGATAAGGATTGTGATAATTCATTGATTGTTGGTAGTACGAAGGAGCTTGATCACTAGGATATTGGTTATAGGAGTTGAAATAAGGATACTGATAAACAGGAGGATACGATTGTTGACTACTTTGTGAAGAATCACCAATTCCAAAATCACTAAAACTATGAGCAATACTAGAAGAGGAGGAATCTTCAAGTGgagcatttttttttcttttcccctTTCTTCCAGATTGTGACACATTTCCTCTCGTGTCAAGTAGTGAGTTGTCAGAACGATCTATATCATTCAAGTTCCTATAACGCCTATAACCAGGTGGTATTTCATGATATGGATCAAGTTGTAATTGctcttcatcttctccttcatCATCACCACCCCCACTTCCACCTTCATTTTCACCTTCGTTATCCACTTCATTACCACCCCCATCACCACTATTACCGCTTGGTGGACTTAAGCCACCACTATCATTAGATTCACtattatcatcaacattttcatcaTCTGTATCAACTATTGGTAACCATTATGCATTTTGAACTCCATCCAATAATGGATTTTCCCTCTCTTCTATCCATTGAGATAACGGATCTTCTTGAAATATATAGTCAAGATTTATCGGATCAAAACTTGCTTCTATTTCTTCCCGGCTCTTCCTTAATttatctctcattctcaacttcATGTTGTAATGTGTGAAGACAAGCTTATGCAATTTTTTGTACTTCAATCTATTTCTTGTCTTTGTGTGAATATAGCTAAATGTACTCCAATTTCTCTCACAATTTGTGGCAGAGGTTGTTTGACTGAGAACTATCATAGCCAAATGTTGAAGTTCAGGAGCACATGAACCATGATATTCCCACCATTGAGCTTTTTaagtaaacaaaaaaaattattagttatatttaaaaaataaagtatatttataaaaacttataaaaaaaacttatattttaCCTGCATCCATCTTAGACCAAGATTTTTGAGCTAGAGGTGTACCAAACGTTTCACTCTTTTCTCTAAAAAGTGTTAGCTAGGTAATATAACAAAACATATCAATACATAAATAGAtttcttaataaataatttattatatgagAATATAATATCCACTACTTACTTGGTTTAGAGCTTTGATTTGATCATCCATGTTTCTTTCTAGCTTCATGATTACTTCCTTTGTTCCATTAAATGTTTCTTTGTAAACAGCTTTTCCATGCTCGATTCCATATTGAAATTGTGGATTAAAAAAATAACCtagaaatcaaaatcaattattgaggttATGAtgttataaatttaaattgcatgacaaaattaaaattataaagtaTATTGACATACCAGCAGAATGAAGATCAAAGTGCATGAATTTCCAACGTTTGTCAATGATATCATTGTATTTGGAATAATAACGAGAATTCTGTTGAATTGCTTGTTTTGCTCGATCAATGGCTTCATATATGAAACCCATTGTTGGTTTCTCGTCACCATCCACTAGTCTCAAAACTTTTACAATAggctcaaatactttcaaaatgtCATTGGCCTTACTCCAAAAGTCCCTACTCATAACAATTTTTCTTGCTTCATATCCCGGTCCTTTCTTCTCTTTACCatattttgtttttctaaatTCTTCAGAATTGAACATGTTTTCAAGACCTTCCCTTTGTCTAACAATTGCTTGAAGTTGTAGAAATTGTGTTGCAAATCGGGTAACACCAGGACGAACAATATCTCTACCGCCAGTATATTTTTTCATGAGACTCACAATATACGTATGGTTGTAGATGAAGGTTGTCACCATTTTTGCTTCACTTAAtaagttttgtatgcttttcttTTTTCCTATATCCTCCAAGCAAAGATTTAAACAATGAGCAGCACAAGAAGACCAATATAAATGGGGTCTCTTCTCCATAAGCTTTTGACCAGCCGCTTTTAATGCGGCTTCATTGTCTGTTACCACTTGAACTACATACTCTTCACCCACTTCTTCCACAACTTTATCCAACAATTGAAAATAGTATTCAGTGTTTCTACTATCAACATCAGAAGCATCAACAGACTTCCAAAACACAGTACCTTTGTGACAATATACCAAGAAATTCATAATATGAGTATGGTTGATGTTGTCTGTCCAACCATCACACATTATTGTTGCTCCTCTTTCTTGCCAAATTTTTTTCATACCATTTATCCACTCCAACATTTCCTTATATTCAGCTTCTAAGTAAACATTTGAGATTTCATAAGGAGTTGGACATTTGGCTTTTCCAACCTCAGAAGCAGTATAAAGCAAATTATGTAACCAAGGAGAGTTAGATAAATTCATAGGCAAACGttcataaattataaatttgcTTACAGCCTCTCCAAGCCTTTTCCTCCATGTCTTCAAAAACCCTTTACCAGCTCTTGGTTGCTTCATGCTTTTGCTCCTAACAAGATCAATATTAGTAGATCTCAAAGAAAAAGAGATATCTTCTGGCCTTTCAGCCCCACTAACACTGACACGAGAGCTTCCGCCATGTTCATATACATTTTCAGAACCTGTTGTTTCTCGTCTGAACTGTTGCATATTTTCCCATTCTTGATGTGATCTAAGGCTTTGTTGTGTTGCATATCTAAATTGATCATCAATAAGAGTatccacatcttcatcttcatcttcaacatctCCTCTTAAACgttcttcaaattcttcttttcttcttttagaaTCATTTCTCTTTGCTTTTGAATCAAGTAGAAGTTTCATCATATTTTCTCTAACCATAGTTGTTACTCTAGCACAACCtgcaacttgtcctttcatatgTGCTATATGTTGCTTCAATCTTGTAatcccaccttttactaccacatTACAAAGTTTGCAACGAACATTGTTGCGACTTCCGGGTTCTGGCGTTCCAAAATACCACCCAATATCATTACTTGGAGCACCATCCAGAGCTTTTGTAGGGAATTCTTCTCTTGGCGGCATTGTGTATATTTAATAACAcctattaatttaatataaaaaataattagagataaatataaaatttaaataaaatctaacattTTATTAAAAACTAATTGATTAACTAACATAAAACAATTGTTTgtccaaaatataaaatagttttttattcaaaaaaatttaagtgttagatgattaaaattaaacaatttaaaaaaaaaaatatttttaacattaactaaatataaaaaagaagtaaattattcaaaaattaactAACATAACAAAAATTGTttgtcaaaaatataaaatagtttttttttaataaaaaatttaagttttaggtgactaaaatttaacaattttttttaaatgtttttaatattaatataattaactaaatataaaaaagcaataaactatttaaaaattaaaattatcttaACTTCAcaagatattttttttttgacttatttTCTACACACACCATATTCTCCCTCTATAAATTCCCTCCTAAATTTTaaccaaaatttaaataaataaataaataaaatttaaactatGACATTTATATCACATTTCATATTTGTGGCTAAGAAAATCCCTATGTGGCTTATCATGTTCCAGGAAATAAATGATCAACATGGGCCTACATAtcttaaatcataaataaattaacatatgatagaaaatattttttatgttcttCTCTCTATTCTACCTACTGTTCCTGCGTTAAAACAACAACGAACAACCCATATTTTCTTATTTCTCCTCTAATTTTTCCAGTAAACTACAACAATAATAACCaagtttttttcttaaattgaaataaaaaatcaagcaTATAGTGAAGCAAAGAGAAACTATTCCAATATATAAGTGAAATGAGAGAAACTTACAATGAAGTTTGAGAGAAAAGGGAGAAACTTATtgatggaagtttgaagtgaaatGAAGTTTGAGATTCGGAACTAGTATTATATTCATTGAAGTTATGCAGTGGTGAAAGAAAATTATTGAGCTCAGCAAATGAAGTTAAGAAAAGTTGATATATATGAAGTTATTAACTGGTATAATATTCATTTGGAATCTAAGAAAAGCTGATAAATGACATAAAGGTATGTAACAGAGATTCTTATTCTATTTTTCTAAGATTCTTCTGTAAGTTTTTAGATacttttcagtttgtacttaataTTCTTATTCTCTTGCTTTGGTTTTAATAAGAGTAATTTTAAACTGAATAAATGTATGTTGCGGTCTGATGCGGTTGAAACACCGTAATAATGCGTTATTTACCGTTCTGTTGCGGTGGTGATGCGGCTGTTGCGTGTGATTTTCattcacaccgcaattgcggtctATTGTCGATGCGTTGCTGCCCGCAACCGCAATATTGCGGCCGCAACATGTGTTGCGGTCCGCAATTTCAAACCATGATATGAAGGAAAATAATACTGCAACAAAATAATAAGTAAAAAGGTTTTAGTAAGAGTAACACAATGATGTTTTAATAGAATTCCCAGACAAAAATGAGTGCAAGGTTGTAGTAATTGTCTTCGTTTCAAGATCTAAGCATTTCACAGTTCAGAAAGTTATAGAGCAATTAAACCTAAAAAGTACTCCTACCCAGTACCATCTTGCTCATCTAGAAGCTGAAGCAGAAACAACAAATTAAGCCACATTAAATCTAACTCGCAATCTACAAAAACAAATTAAGCCACATTAAATCTCTATTTATAAGGattaaaaacataaacaatattgAAATTTGAAACTTACAATGTTCTTTTTGGACTTGGAAGTGAGATTCTCATTTTTGCATAATGGAGCATAAATTTTATACAAATCAATAAATGCAATAGCTTGATAAAAACCTTGCTGTTAGCCCATATGTACATCAGTATGAGCCTTGAGAGAAACACCAATGGATTTACAGGATTCTCTACATCCTCTACCTTAGGACCAAGCTACATAAAAACATACATATGGTGATGGAATTTTAGAAATTGAAACCAATATGAGAGATACCTTTATGGCTTTCTCCTTTTCCTTATTGTAGATCTCGTCTTACTTTTTCGTGTTCTTGAGTTCACGCTTCAGTGCATTGTAAACCAATAAACgatgaattttaaaaattaaaacatgaaAAACTTAAATAGTTGCGGTGATGGTGATGACGACGGCGATGATGagttgtgtttgtcagagaaggAGCGGCGGCGGTCGACAGCGAGATCGCTCGAAATAAAAATCCAACTGGTTCATTGTCACACCCGTGAGATGAGGAATACGGAAATGGCCTTAATATTTTCATTTAAGGTGGTGGTGGCCGGAGAAAGGGGCGACGGCGGGTAGGGTTTAATGGAGAAGAGAGGGGACCAGAGaaaatggaagagagagagagaatgaaaatGTTGTGTATTGAAGGGTTGTAGGGAGAAAGATTAATTAATTTGAACCAATAAAAATTAAGCAGGTGTCAGTTGTTGTGAGGAAAGTAGAAAAAGTTTTGggttaatttgttaattactgaATTGTCCATTTTGTAGTGCAATTTTTTATAGGTGAAAGGGTAGTTTAGTCAACTTGGCCAATTGATTAGTATATGGTAGATAGTTGATTTAGACTTATCATTTGGCTTGGAAGGGGAACTCCTGTTTGTAGCCTATAATGAATTGTGCGTTGTCAAAAGCTTCTTTGAATGAGATTCAAAGAATCTTATAACCACCTATTTAGGTTTCTCCTCTTAGCAACTTCTTTCTCCTCTT contains:
- the LOC131604115 gene encoding uncharacterized protein LOC131604115: MPPREEFPTKALDGAPSNDIGWYFGTPEPGSRNNVRCKLCNVVVKGGITRLKQHIAHMKGQVAGCARVTTMVRENMMKLLLDSKAKRNDSKRRKEEFEERLRGDVEDEDEDVDTLIDDQFRYATQQSLRSHQEWENMQQFRRETTGSENVYEHGGSSRVSVSGAERPEDISFSLRSTNIDLVRSKSMKQPRAGKGFLKTWRKRLGEAVSKFIIYERLPMNLSNSPWLHNLLYTASEVGKAKCPTPYEISNVYLEAEYKEMLEWINGMKKIWQERGATIMCDGWTDNINHTHIMNFLVYCHKGTVFWKSVDASDVDSRNTEYYFQLLDKVVEEVGEEYVVQVVTDNEAALKAAGQKLMEKRPHLYWSSCAAHCLNLCLEDIGKKKSIQNLLSEAKMVTTFIYNHTYIVSLMKKYTGGRDIVRPGVTRFATQFLQLQAIVRQREGLENMFNSEEFRKTKYGKEKKGPGYEARKIVMSRDFWSKANDILKVFEPIVKVLRLVDGDEKPTMGFIYEAIDRAKQAIQQNSRYYSKYNDIIDKRWKFMHFDLHSAGYFFNPQFQYGIEHGKAVYKETFNGTKEVIMKLERNMDDQIKALNQLTLFREKSETFGTPLAQKSWSKMDAAQWWEYHGSCAPELQHLAMIVLSQTTSATNCERNWSTFSYIHTKTRNRLKYKKLHKLVFTHYNMKLRMRDKLRKSREEIEASFDPINLDYIFQEDPLSQWIEERENPLLDGVQNA